A window of Perognathus longimembris pacificus isolate PPM17 chromosome 6, ASM2315922v1, whole genome shotgun sequence contains these coding sequences:
- the Srsf6 gene encoding serine/arginine-rich splicing factor 6 isoform X1 — MPRVYIGRLSYNVREKDIQRFFSGYGRLLEVDLKNGYGFVEFEDSRDADDAVYELNGKELCGERVIVEHARGPRRDRDGYSYGSRSGGGGYSSRRTSGRDKYGPPVRTEYRLIVENLSSRCSWQDLKDFMRQAGEVTYADAHKERTNEGVIEFRSYSDMKRALDKLDGTEINGRNIRLIEDKPRTSHRRSYSGSRSRSRSRRRSRSRSRRSSRSRSRSVSKSRSRSRSRSKGRSRSRSKGRKSRSKSKSKPKSDRGSHSHSRSRSKDEYEKSRSRSRSRSRSPKENGKGDIKSKSRSRSQSRSHSPLPVAPSKARSVSPPPKRASRSRSRSRSRSRSRSSSRD, encoded by the exons ATGCCGCGCGTCTACATAGGACGCCTGAGCTACAACGTCCGGGAGAAGGACATCCAGCGCTTTTTCAGCGGCTACGGCCGCCTCCTCGAAGTAGACCTCAAAAATGG GTACGGCTTCGTGGAGTTCGAGGACTCCCGCGACGCCGACGATGCCGTTTACGAGCTGAACGGCAAGGAGCTCTGCGGGGAGCGCGTGATCGTGGAGCACGCCCGGGGCCCTCGCCGGGATCGCGACGGCTACAGCTACGGAAGCCGCA GTGGTGGAGGTGGATACAGCAGTCGGAGAACCTCTGGCAGAGACAAATATGGACCACCTGTTCGTACAGAATACAGACTTATTGTAGAAAATCTTTCTAGTCGTTGTAGTTGGCAAGATTTAAAG GATTTCATGCGGCAAGCAGGGGAAGTAACATATGCAGATGCTCACAAAGAGCGCACAAATGAGGGTGTAATTGAATTTCGCTCCTACTCTGACATGAAGCGAGCATTGGATAAACTGGATGGTACAGAAATAAATGGCAGAAATATTAGGCTTATTGAAGATAAGCCACGAACAAGCCATAGGCGATCTTACTCTGGAAGTAGATCTAG GTCACGGTCTAGAAGAAGGTCACGAAGTAGGAGTCGAAGGAGCAGCCGCAGTAGATCTCGGAGTGTCTCAAAAAGTCGCTCCCG ATCCAGGTCTCGGAGCAAAGGTCGATCACGGTCTCGATCAAAAGGCAGGAAATCGAGATCAAAGAGCAAATCCAAGCCCAAATCTGATCGGGGCTCTCACTCACACTCTCGAAGCAGATCTAAGGATGAGTATGAGAAATCCCGAAGCAGATCTCGCTCTCGATCTCGGTCccccaaagaaaatggaaaaggtgaTATTAAGTCAAAGTCCAGATCAAGGAGCCAATCTCGTTCCCATTCACCCCTACCTGTTGCACCCTCAAAAGCCCGTTCTGTGTCCCCTCCTCCAAAAAGAGCTTCAAGATCCCGTTCTAGATCTCGTTCAAGATCGAGGTCCAGATCAAGTTCCAGAGATTAA
- the Srsf6 gene encoding serine/arginine-rich splicing factor 6 isoform X2 — MPRVYIGRLSYNVREKDIQRFFSGYGRLLEVDLKNGYGFVEFEDSRDADDAVYELNGKELCGERVIVEHARGPRRDRDGYSYGSRSGGGGYSSRRTSGRDKYGPPVRTEYRLIVENLSSRCSWQDLKDFMRQAGEVTYADAHKERTNEGVIEFRSYSDMKRALDKLDGTEINGRNIRLIEDKPRTSHRRSYSGSRSRSRSRRRSRSRSRRSSRSRSRSVSKSRSRSRSRSKGRSRSRSKGRKSRSKSKSKPKSDRGSHSHSRSRSKDEYEKSRSRSRSRSRSPKENGKGKERKN, encoded by the exons ATGCCGCGCGTCTACATAGGACGCCTGAGCTACAACGTCCGGGAGAAGGACATCCAGCGCTTTTTCAGCGGCTACGGCCGCCTCCTCGAAGTAGACCTCAAAAATGG GTACGGCTTCGTGGAGTTCGAGGACTCCCGCGACGCCGACGATGCCGTTTACGAGCTGAACGGCAAGGAGCTCTGCGGGGAGCGCGTGATCGTGGAGCACGCCCGGGGCCCTCGCCGGGATCGCGACGGCTACAGCTACGGAAGCCGCA GTGGTGGAGGTGGATACAGCAGTCGGAGAACCTCTGGCAGAGACAAATATGGACCACCTGTTCGTACAGAATACAGACTTATTGTAGAAAATCTTTCTAGTCGTTGTAGTTGGCAAGATTTAAAG GATTTCATGCGGCAAGCAGGGGAAGTAACATATGCAGATGCTCACAAAGAGCGCACAAATGAGGGTGTAATTGAATTTCGCTCCTACTCTGACATGAAGCGAGCATTGGATAAACTGGATGGTACAGAAATAAATGGCAGAAATATTAGGCTTATTGAAGATAAGCCACGAACAAGCCATAGGCGATCTTACTCTGGAAGTAGATCTAG GTCACGGTCTAGAAGAAGGTCACGAAGTAGGAGTCGAAGGAGCAGCCGCAGTAGATCTCGGAGTGTCTCAAAAAGTCGCTCCCG ATCCAGGTCTCGGAGCAAAGGTCGATCACGGTCTCGATCAAAAGGCAGGAAATCGAGATCAAAGAGCAAATCCAAGCCCAAATCTGATCGGGGCTCTCACTCACACTCTCGAAGCAGATCTAAGGATGAGTATGAGAAATCCCGAAGCAGATCTCGCTCTCGATCTCGGTCccccaaagaaaatggaaaag gGAAAGAACGGAAAAACTGA
- the L3mbtl1 gene encoding LOW QUALITY PROTEIN: lethal(3)malignant brain tumor-like protein 1 (The sequence of the model RefSeq protein was modified relative to this genomic sequence to represent the inferred CDS: inserted 1 base in 1 codon) produces MEGHAEMEMLRTLKGPSTGEVSVHLVARDSSGSGPHLPPTAFILPATSATLGLPSRTLDVSCFSREPIQVGALERGSGSEPVTATVLPQMNAGPGPNSSASTLRLLEWTEASAPPPGSGLRFRISEYTPLKMVGVEQPLNPERRREGLTEREDGGASARGGDPGTQHPGDPPQDLPEEPPRDSTEDHSTCRCQACEPQDTGPDLGSSNNGCPQLFQERSVIVENSNCTHVSDLLKPMKKRRHREYQSPSEESESSMEKQEGKEVERQATTTTTPESEEWSSSQPVSGEKKEGWSWESYLEEQKAVTAPVNLFQDSQAVTHNKNGFKLGMKLEGIDPQHPSMYFILTVAEVCGYRLRLHFDGYSECHDFWVNANSPDIHPAGWFEKTGHKLQPPKGYKEEEFSWSQYLRSTRAQAAPKHLFVSQSHSPPPLGFQVGMKLEAVDRMNPSLVCVASVTDVVDSRFLVHFDNWDDTYDYWCDPTSPYIHPVGWCQKQGKPLTPPQDYPDPDSFCWEKYLEETGTSAVPXWAFKVRPPHNFLVNMKLEAVDRRNPSLIRVASVEDVEDHRIKLHFDGWNHNYDFWIDADHPDIHPAGWCSKTGHPLEPPLRPRDPNSASPGDCSPLSYRSPPHPRTSKYNFHQRKCPTPGCDGSGHVTGKFTAHHCLSGCPLAERNQSRLKADLSDSEASARKRNLPSLSPRKKPRHHGRIGRPPKYRKIPQEDFQTLPPDVVHQSFFMSALSTHPDRSLSLCWEQHCKLLPGVAGISASTVSKWTIEEVFGFVQTLTGCEDQARLFKDEMIDGEAFLLLTQADIVKIMSVKLGPALKIYNAILMFKNADDTLK; encoded by the exons ATGGAGGGACATGCAGAAATGGAGATGCTGAGGACACTGAAGGGCCCTTCCACAGGGGAGGTTAGTGTGCACCTGGTGGCTAGAGACAGCTCAGGTTCTGGTCCTCACCTACCCCCAACTGCCTTCATCCTTCCAG CCACCTCAGCCACACTTGGCCTGCCCAGTAGGACCCTGGACGTGTCCTGCTTCTCCAGGGAGCCAATCCAGGTGGGCGCCCTGGAACGAGGGTCTGGCAGCGAACCAGTGACAGCCACCGTTCTGCCACAGATGAATGCTGGACCAGGGCCCAACTCCAGTGCCAGCACATTACGGCTGTTGGAATGGACTGAGGCTtcagccccgccccctgggagTGGCCTACGG TTCCGGATAAGTGAGTACACGCCGCTGAAAATGGTGGGAGTGGAGCAACCCCTGAACCCCGAGCGGCGGCGAGAGGGCTTGACCGAACGTGAAGATGGCGGGGCCTCTGCGAGGGGTGGCGACCCGGGCACCCAGCATCCGG GGGACCCCCCTCAGGACCTTCCAGAAGAGCCCCCTCGGGATTCCACAGAGGATCACAGCACCTGCCGGTGCCAGGCGTGCGAGCCTCAGGATACCGGTCCAGATCTTGGCTCTTCCAACAACGGCTGCCCTCAGTTGTTCCAGGAGCG GTCAGTCATCGTGGAGAACTCAAACTGCACCCATGTATCTGATCTCCTCAAACCCATGAAGAAGAGGAGGCACAGGGAATACCAGAGCCCATCAGAGGAGTCAGAGTCTTCCATG GAGaagcaagaaggaaaggaggtaGAGAGACAAGCCACCACTACTACCACCCCAGAGAGCGAGGAATGGAGCAGCAGCCAGCCTG TGTCAGGTGAGAAGAAGGAGGGCTGGTCATGGGAGTCCTACTTGGAGGAGCAGAAGGCCGTCACTGCCCCCGTCAACCTCTTCCAGGAC TCCCAGGCGGTCACTCACAACAAGAACGGCTTCAAGCTGGGCATGAAGCTGGAAGGCATTGACCCTCAGCACCCATCCATGTACTTCATCCTCACAGTGGCCGAG GTCTGTGGCTACCGCCTCCGACTACACTTCGATGGGTATTCTGAGTGCCATGACTTCTGGGTCAATGCCAACTCCCCCGACATTCATCCTGCTGGCTGGTTTGAGAAGACTGGGCACAAGCTGCAACCTCCCAAAG GTTACAAGGAGGAAGAGTTCAGCTGGAGCCAGTACCTACGCAGCACAAGAGCTCAGGCCGCCCCCAAGCACCTGTTTGTGAGCCAGAGCCAT AGTCCCCCACCTCTGGGCTTCCAGGTGGGCATGAAGCTGGAGGCTGTTGACCGCATGAATCCATCCCTCGTCTGCGTGGCCAGTGTGACCGACGTGGTGGACAGCCGCTTCCTGGTGCACTTTGACAACTGGGACGATACTTATGACTACTG GTGTGATCCCACTAGTCCCTACATCCACCCAGTGGGCTGGTGCCAGAAGCAAGGGAAGCCCCTCACCCCTCCACAAG ACTACCCAGACCCTGATAGCTTCTGCTGGGAGAAGTATCTAGAAGAAACTGGGACTTCTGCTGTGC ACTGGGCCTTCAAAGTG CGACCCCCTCACAACTTCCTGGTGAACATGAAGCTGGAGGCAGTAGACCGCAGAAACCCATCCCTGATTCGAGTGGCCAGTGTGGAAGATGTGGAGGACCATCGGATAAAG CTCCACTTTGATGGCTGGAATCACAACTATGACTTCTGGATCGATGCTGACCATCCAGACATCCACCCCGCAGGCTGGTGCTCCAAGACAGGACATCCTCTAGAGCCTCCTCTCC GACCCAGAGATCCCAACTCTGCTTCCCCTGGGGACTGCTCCCCCCTCAGCTACAGGAGCCCGCCACACCCCAGGACCTCCAAGTACAACTTCCACCAGCG GAAGTGTCCGACTCCTGGCTGTGATGGCTCTGGTCACGTCACGGGCAAGTTCACAGCTCACCATTGCCTCTCGGGCTGCCCGCTGGCCGAGAGGAACCAGAGCAGGCTGAAAGCGGATCTGTCTGACTCAGAGGCCTCGGCCCGGAAGAGGAACCTCCCAAGCTTGTCCCCTAGGAAGAAGCCTCGCCATCATGGCCG GATCGGACGGCCTCCAAAGTACCGCAAGATTCCCCAGGAAGATTTCCAGA CCCTCCCTCCTGATGTGGTACACCAGTCCTTCTTCATGTCGGCCTTGTCCACCCACCCTGACCGCTCACTCTCTTTGTGCTGGGAGCAGCACTGCAAACTCCTGCCGGGAGTGGCGGGCATCTCGGCCTCCACTGTCTCCAAGTGGACCATCGAGGAG GTCTTTGGCTTCGTTCAGACCCTGACAGGTTGTGAGGACCAAGCACGCCTCTTCAAGGATGAG